CAAGGGCAAACCGCTGAATTGGTCAGAACCCCAACCGATAGAAACTGATGAAGAGGATGTTGGCGTACCAGAAGCCGATATCAGCCTGCTCAATATTGGTTCAATTGTCATCAACGAAAACATAAAGAAAGAATACTTCGACGTTTATCAAGACTACTGCGAATTCCTGCCGCTAGACAATGATGGCAAACGGTATTTTGCTGTCAACGTTATCAATGTATTAGACTGTCTGGATATGAATAAAAGCAGGTTCAATAAACATGGCGGCATTATCGACCCTGTATTTGATCTCGCAAAAATCCCTGACAATGCGATTTTCAAAATAAAGGAAGACAATTACACCAACATCTACTGCACTGAAGCTGTTGCTAGCAAGATATCCGATGCTCGATTGACTGGCGCCATGATTGAGGCTTTTGATACCAATGATCGGCCATATCAGAATCATTAACACTTAGCGCGAAGCCAAGTAATTCCGACTTAACGCATGAGCTTTTTAGTTTTATTTAATAAAGGCAACGCGTGTTAAAACCAACATGGCAATCTATAAACTTCGCTACCGCTTCAAAAGCTACCTCTCTATCAATGTTTCCAATCAGGAAATGCGAGACAAACTGGGCAAACCGCTTTACCCGCGCGGAGAATCGGTAGCCGATATCTGGAAGCCACTGCAAGCCAGCCTCATCAATACCTTTGACGAAACCAGCCAAAGCAAAAAACCCGACATTGCCGATTGGGAAACCAATATGGTACTAAGCCCCAATGCGTATGAGGCTCTATCCACAATGCTTTCGCCTTATGGGGAATTTTTACCGCTGAAGATTGAGGGCGAAACCTGGCACCTATACAACACTACCAGCATCTATGATGACATTGACCTGAATGCCAGCTCGCAGCAACTCATGGATGGCATGGTCATGGCTGTTGTTGCGCTACAATTTGATGAAGAAAAATTGGGGCCAGCGCCGGTGTTCAGATCCAACTTTGATGGGCGAATGGCAGTTTATTGTAAGGAAGCGTTTAAGCTAGCGGTTCAAGCGCAAGATTCTGAGGCATTGTTGTTTAGGGAAAATCTTACTTCACCGATGTAACTCTCTTGCGACCAGGCGGCGCGCCGACGATCCAGAATAGGGATTACTTCGGCCTTTCTTAGGTATTATCGAGCCTAGTTATCTACCTAGAATCCGGAATCCTTAATCAAAATACAAGTTGACTCATCTAAGCTACAACAATATTGAAATAAGTACACCGTCCCCGTAATCCCCGAAATCCGGAATCCACCAATTCCATCTACCATTCGGAGCAAAAATTAGGCGTTTTTCGAAAACACATAGCGCTAATTTCTACACCAACCTTTCTGGAAATTTCAGATAATTTGATGTATTTAATGATAATCGCAATGAACTATAGCCGGAAATTATTCTGTGACCAACCCATCTAGAATCAACAATCTGCGCCTGATTAGGGAAATTACAAAGCAACAAACGCCCTTTGAAATTTACCCATTCTTTTGGCTTGAGCAAGAAAGCACCATATGCATGAATAGACCTCCCAGAGTCATAAAAACTTTAGGGTGGATGAGACCGAAGATGTTAGCATTTTTTCTGCGACTTTTTTAGCTTCCAACAGCTCGCTCGCCGAACAATCAAAATCGATCATAGGAATATGGAACGTCTTTCCATCAATATATATCTTGGAATGCACAGCCAACTCTTCGTTGGGCGATAGCCTTGACAACATCTCCATTAGCCAGTCTTCCGAAATGCTATCCAAAGCAACAGAGAAGACGCTACGTTCATCTAACAGACTCTGAGGCCTGTACACATAGCGACTAAATTCAAGAACAACACCCCTTGAAGAAGGCAATACTTCCAACAAAAAAGATAGGGGATGCCTTAAGTAATTCATATTGTTTCTACACTTATTCCATGCAGCAATCGATAAACTTTCAGTGAAAAGTCATCTGTCATACCACAAACGTAATCAATCACCAAACGAACTCGATGATACCACTCATTTTGACCATCCATTTTAACCGCATACCGATATTGATCGACCAAACTGTTTGGCAGCTTTGAAAACATTCGACGACATAAATCTGGCCCTTTAGATTGCTCGACAAGCCGAGAAAACTGACACTCAGAAAGCTCCAATAGTACAGAAAATTTCTCGAGAAGCCCGTGAACTATATTATATCCAGCAATTTCAATATCTTCTGCCTCCGGTGAACGATACAAATTTTCCTTGCAGAAATCTCCAATTATCTTTAAAACCTTTTCTTCATCACTACCTGCGAGCAGCGACTTTTTTACAACATTCTCTTCATCCAAGATTTTATAAAAGGCTCCAGCCGCACTACCAACAAGCGAGTTGATCATTGAAGTACGAAATGATACGAAGGGCGAGGTAACACCTCCCTTTAAAGCCGACTCTGCCATTTTTCTATATTCGGCTATATTTTCATCTGCAAATCGACTCTCAAATTGCTCCAAAACACTACGTTCATCAACAATTTTTTTCTCAATTCCATCTTCTATATCACTTAGACTATAAGCAATATCATCGGCAGCCTCCATAAGGTAAACAAGCTTATTTCGTTCACCCCATACTAACCCCTCCTCTCTCCAAACACTCTTAATCGCGTCAAGCTCAGTCTGAAAAACGCCAATCTTAGAATACTGCTGCATGCAATCTGAGGAGGATTTTGGGTATTTTAAAATGGCGCCCAACAAACTATAGGTTAGATTAAATCCGTAATTGCCAGGCAACCCCTGAAGACTAACACATATCCTTACACCTTGAGGGTTACCATCAAAATTTACGAAATCCAAATAGTGCCCTGAGGCTGCATCTAACTGACCTCCATTAGTTGCAATGGCATATAATTTCTTGGCATTAGATTTAAACCAATTTTGTATTGCCTTTTCGCCCAAATGCCCAAATGGAGGATTACCGATGTCATGCAATAAACAAGCAGTCTCCACAATAGTCTCTATTTCGAGGCACTGTTCTGCGAACTCATTTCTCTGATCGACTAATGCTTTCTCTCGCACTTTTTGAACAATATATCTGCCAACATGAGACACCTCCATAGAATGCGTAAGCCGACTTCGCACTGCAGCATTGCTTTCGAGAGAAAACACCTGAGCCTTTCTCTGCAGCCGTCTTAGCGGGGCAGAAAATAACACCCTTCCTCGGTCACTCTCGATTTCCTGGCGGCTAGAACGGCTTAGCAAGCTTGTAGAGGGCCGCAGACGCTTCACATTTACCAACTTCATAACAACCCCTCAATAATGTCCTTTGATATATTCATATGCTTTATTAAAAAGCTCTTTGTCCTTACCCAAGCCAAACTGTGCCAAAGTTACCAGTAGTGCCTTCTGGATTTCGCGCGGACCGCTATTGGAGTTTTGCCAGCCTTCAAAGCGGGTGGCTTTAACGATCTTGTCGATCTGGTCTACAACATCACCGATTAGCTTCGGCGTGGTTTCTGGGCGAGTTTCCAGGAAGAGTTTGGTTAAGGCCTGCTTGTTGTCTTCTTCGGTAACGACATGCTCGCCGGTTTCGCGCTCGGCTTGTACGGTATCTTTTGCTGCATCTAACAGGCCTTTTAACCAGTCGATAGCTTTGATGACACCGGCTTCGTAGTCTTGGCGTAATTTCTCAAGGCGTTCGCCAAGCTCGACAAACTTCGGATCGGTGTGACCACGCAGGCGGCCCATCAAGTCAATTTCGAGGCGCTTCGCGCGCTGCTCTTGTTCTTTATCCGTTAGAGTAAAAATGGCGTGCTCATCCATGATCAGCTCGTCGATATCATCGCGGATGCGATTGATGTCGGTATGCTCGTGGATCATCTTGATAGTTTCAGGGCCGAGCGCGGCCCACACCAGAGCACCGGTCTGGCCTACCGGGCGTACCGACTCATAAATCTGCGCCAGCCATTTATAATCATTTCTGAACGGACTTAAGAATGGATCTGGATTGATAGCTGACCATAGCTTGGATAGCACGCCGAAGCTCGCGGCAAACTCATCGCGCTTTTCATTGGTCGGCAAGCACTCTTGAGCTGCCATTATCCCTTCGAAGCCTTCTAGCGTGCGGTCCACACTGGGGAAGAAGTCCAGGCATTTTTTCAACTGGGCGGGCAACAACTCTTTAAAGGCTTCAATGCCTTCCACCACGCCATCAATCTCTTCCGGGTTGTAGGCCAGCGCGGTGCGCAGGTTTTCAAACACGCCAAGGTAATCAATGATGAGGCCCATGTCTTTGCGAACATCGTCCGTTTCGTACAAGCGGTTGGTGCGGCACATAGCCTGCAGCAAGGTATGGTCGCGCAGCGGCTTATCTAAGTACATGCAGTAGCAGATCGGGGCGTCAAATCCGGTGAGTAACTTGGCGGTTACGATAATGAGTTGTAACGGGTGTTTTGGGTCTTTGAAGCACTCGATCAGGTCCTTTTGCACCTGATCTTCGGCATCAATATGCTGCCAGCGCTCAAAATCCGCTTGCTGAATCGGCAATTCCAACTCGTCATGCCACTTGCGCCAATCCTTGTTGACCTTATCTTTCTTGTCGCCTTCCAGCGCCTTCACGGGTGCCTGGTCCACGTTCATCACCACTTCAACGGCATCAAAGCCGAGCTTTTCACCCAGTAAGTAGTACATCTGCACGCAGGCATCGCGGTCGTACACCACCACCATGCCCTTCATTTTTTTCGGCTTGACGTGGCTGGTAAAGTGTTCGGCAATATCGGCGCTGACTGCAGCCATTCGCTTAGGCGCTTTGAGCATCACCGCTAATTTGCCCGCGCGTTTTGATAGTGCTGCCTTTTCCTCTTCGTCCAGGTTGTTTTCCTGGGCAAGCTGCTCAAACTCCTGGTTGATAGCATCACGGTCTACTCGCAGCTCCGCCAAACGTGGCTCGAACTTTACCGGGTTAGTGGCACCATCGCGGATTGACTGCTTGTAGCTGTAGCGATTCATGTAGCGACCGGGGTCTTCCTCGGCGCCGAATAGCTTGAAGGTATTGCGGTCGATACCGGAAATCGGTGTACCGGTTAAACCATAGAAGTGAGCTTTGGGAAGGGCCCAGCGCATTTTCTCGCCCAAGCCACCTTCCTGTGTGCGGTGGGCTTCGTCCACCAACACAATAATGTTGTCGCGGCTGTTAAGGCCATTAGGGTTTTTATCGTCTATCTCGACATCTTTAAACTTAAAGATGGTGGTAATCAAAATGCCACGGCTGTCTTGTTCTATATGTTCGCCAAGCTTTCTGCAGCTTTGTACTTTAATGAGGTTTTTAACATCCGCACCGCCAAAGGTCTCGTTGATTTGGCTGTCCAGGTCGCGGCGATCTACAACTATCAATACGGTGGGGTTTTTCAGGTCATTGTCTGCACGCAGCATTTTGGCGGCGTAGAGCATTAATAACGATTTACCCGAGCCTTGGAAATGCCAGATCAGGCCTTTTTTCGGGTAGCCTTTGCGCACACGCTCTACAATTTGCTTGGCCGCTTCAAACTGTGGGTAACGCGGCAGAATTTTAATGCGCTTGGGTGGCGTGTTCTTACCGGTTTTAACCGTTGAAAACAACGCGAAAGATTCCAGCAGCTGCAATAAGGTTTGCGGGTTTAACAAGCCCTCACAGCTATCCAAAACCGATGCCAAGCCGGGCAAAATGTCATCGCGCAGGTCGGTATTGTGCCAAGGGCCCCAATCTTTTACCCGGGCGTTAATGGCACCATATGCGAAAGTTTTTCCTTCACTAGCAAAACACAGCAGGTTTGACACAAAGTAGGGTTCAACGTTCTTCCAGTAGTGCTTTTTGCCACCCATGAAATCGGCGGCGCCGTCTTGCCAGGTCACACTGGGGCGGGTGGCGGTTTTCACTTCGCCCACCACCAAGGGAATACCGTTCACATAGAGCACAATATCAAAATAGACTTCAGTCGCCGCGATATAGTGCACCTGTTGAGACACCACAAAGTGGTTGTTGTCGATGTTGTCGAAATCAATCAGGTTAATGGTGATGTGGTCGCCATTCTCACCAAAGGGTAAGGTCTTTTCGGCCATCAACCATTCATGAAAATTTTCATTGGCTTTCACCAGGCCTGTATGACGCGCTTCCAGCACCACGCCACGCAGCTTGTAAATCACTTCATCGGCATAATCCGGCTGCTTAGCAATATCGGGGTTTAACGAACACAACGCGTCTTTCAGCCATTCATCGACGAAGATATCCTGCGCTTGTTTGGGCAGGCTCTCACCGTGGCAGTACGTCCACTTCACCCCGCTTAAACCTTTCAAACGGTCGATAATTCCATTTTCTGTGACGGTTTGTTCGTTAAACATATTAAAAAACCAATTTGCTTAGTATTTTTCTTCTCAGCTCAAAAGGGATCTGTAGCTTTTGGTTTAAGACATCCAGCTGATAATCAATTTGACTTAACAACCGGAAAACTCGATCTTGCTCAAATTCCGATGGGATAAAAAATGAATACGCGCCCAAATCATCCCTATTAATTTTGGGGAACCCACTTCTCATAGATACCCCTTCAGCATATCTATGAAAGTGTTCTGTTTGCAGTAAGTAAAATAAATAGTCTGTCGCAAGGCCATTACAACCCTTAATTGGATATACATCAGCACTGCAAACACCTTCAAATCTTGGGAAACAGACTTTTCTCAAATTTGGGCGAATTTTGCTGTATAGAACGTGTTCAGGGCCAAAAAGGTACTTCCCACTCGAGATACAATCTTTTTCAGCACTCTGGAAACCCAATAGCCGCCCTGTGCCTTTCTCAATATTATCAGGGGCTATATGGCTCATCTCCTTATATGGAGATACGGTAGGATCAACTTGACCACTCTGAATTTCCATATGGTTTTTTAGCTTTACAAGACGAGCGCCATCGGACTTAAGAGTCTCCGGGGCAAAGAGCTTAGCGATCAATACCCTTTTAAGTTCTTGAACAGAGGAAAAGACTTGTAACGCCTTTGAGTAAACTTCCTCATTTTTATCCAAGATGGACAGGTAATTTTTTTGTTTATGTACAT
This region of Simiduia agarivorans SA1 = DSM 21679 genomic DNA includes:
- a CDS encoding imm11 family protein translates to MAETKKIYSIQANYDGYKSFVLSNDETTLRCKGKPLNWSEPQPIETDEEDVGVPEADISLLNIGSIVINENIKKEYFDVYQDYCEFLPLDNDGKRYFAVNVINVLDCLDMNKSRFNKHGGIIDPVFDLAKIPDNAIFKIKEDNYTNIYCTEAVASKISDARLTGAMIEAFDTNDRPYQNH
- the dgt gene encoding dGTP triphosphohydrolase, yielding MKLVNVKRLRPSTSLLSRSSRQEIESDRGRVLFSAPLRRLQRKAQVFSLESNAAVRSRLTHSMEVSHVGRYIVQKVREKALVDQRNEFAEQCLEIETIVETACLLHDIGNPPFGHLGEKAIQNWFKSNAKKLYAIATNGGQLDAASGHYLDFVNFDGNPQGVRICVSLQGLPGNYGFNLTYSLLGAILKYPKSSSDCMQQYSKIGVFQTELDAIKSVWREEGLVWGERNKLVYLMEAADDIAYSLSDIEDGIEKKIVDERSVLEQFESRFADENIAEYRKMAESALKGGVTSPFVSFRTSMINSLVGSAAGAFYKILDEENVVKKSLLAGSDEEKVLKIIGDFCKENLYRSPEAEDIEIAGYNIVHGLLEKFSVLLELSECQFSRLVEQSKGPDLCRRMFSKLPNSLVDQYRYAVKMDGQNEWYHRVRLVIDYVCGMTDDFSLKVYRLLHGISVETI
- a CDS encoding type I restriction endonuclease subunit R, with translation MFNEQTVTENGIIDRLKGLSGVKWTYCHGESLPKQAQDIFVDEWLKDALCSLNPDIAKQPDYADEVIYKLRGVVLEARHTGLVKANENFHEWLMAEKTLPFGENGDHITINLIDFDNIDNNHFVVSQQVHYIAATEVYFDIVLYVNGIPLVVGEVKTATRPSVTWQDGAADFMGGKKHYWKNVEPYFVSNLLCFASEGKTFAYGAINARVKDWGPWHNTDLRDDILPGLASVLDSCEGLLNPQTLLQLLESFALFSTVKTGKNTPPKRIKILPRYPQFEAAKQIVERVRKGYPKKGLIWHFQGSGKSLLMLYAAKMLRADNDLKNPTVLIVVDRRDLDSQINETFGGADVKNLIKVQSCRKLGEHIEQDSRGILITTIFKFKDVEIDDKNPNGLNSRDNIIVLVDEAHRTQEGGLGEKMRWALPKAHFYGLTGTPISGIDRNTFKLFGAEEDPGRYMNRYSYKQSIRDGATNPVKFEPRLAELRVDRDAINQEFEQLAQENNLDEEEKAALSKRAGKLAVMLKAPKRMAAVSADIAEHFTSHVKPKKMKGMVVVYDRDACVQMYYLLGEKLGFDAVEVVMNVDQAPVKALEGDKKDKVNKDWRKWHDELELPIQQADFERWQHIDAEDQVQKDLIECFKDPKHPLQLIIVTAKLLTGFDAPICYCMYLDKPLRDHTLLQAMCRTNRLYETDDVRKDMGLIIDYLGVFENLRTALAYNPEEIDGVVEGIEAFKELLPAQLKKCLDFFPSVDRTLEGFEGIMAAQECLPTNEKRDEFAASFGVLSKLWSAINPDPFLSPFRNDYKWLAQIYESVRPVGQTGALVWAALGPETIKMIHEHTDINRIRDDIDELIMDEHAIFTLTDKEQEQRAKRLEIDLMGRLRGHTDPKFVELGERLEKLRQDYEAGVIKAIDWLKGLLDAAKDTVQAERETGEHVVTEEDNKQALTKLFLETRPETTPKLIGDVVDQIDKIVKATRFEGWQNSNSGPREIQKALLVTLAQFGLGKDKELFNKAYEYIKGHY
- a CDS encoding restriction endonuclease subunit S — encoded protein: MLADKNTGNAVTLRFSEVAKQCKESVDREDNPFERYVEGGHMDTDCLNISRWGIFGNDYVGPAFHRIFRKGQILYGSRRTYLRKVAEANFDGITANTTFVIEPKKNENFEPGLLKYLMLSEKFTQHSISVSKGSTNPYINWKDIGCFTFKCLDVHKQKNYLSILDKNEEVYSKALQVFSSVQELKRVLIAKLFAPETLKSDGARLVKLKNHMEIQSGQVDPTVSPYKEMSHIAPDNIEKGTGRLLGFQSAEKDCISSGKYLFGPEHVLYSKIRPNLRKVCFPRFEGVCSADVYPIKGCNGLATDYLFYLLQTEHFHRYAEGVSMRSGFPKINRDDLGAYSFFIPSEFEQDRVFRLLSQIDYQLDVLNQKLQIPFELRRKILSKLVF